In Vespula vulgaris chromosome 10, iyVesVulg1.1, whole genome shotgun sequence, the following are encoded in one genomic region:
- the LOC127066824 gene encoding MATH and LRR domain-containing protein PFE0570w-like, whose product MKRDRKKKEKKKERKMFLLIVGEKTPSPSPSASPPPPPVPPRRRRTKKVINAEITGKEIATTTRRVDRKRLPPPPPPSQLPRKNKVNENVDKSQIKTRIIIHDEPTSKFQTGNVDDTSNDILLKSDNSKDNIIREEIYLCRKKTYGDVPKIEFKLDENRKKELLTLHEEEKVVSKKVFNKKDDEVLRPNKSNSNSSSSSGSGSSSNSDSKIDESTEKELLTVLERPKKKLSTLDDRKDDDDEEKNEKKEEEETMIVRSPRYDQMVKKKEYDKYPSLFFTLDDLHDVIITNDSVQSVSSIVDEKKLKKESTKVENEMESFFVGERKGKDLNDFTKDPSFLRDNRIDEDDDDNDDNEICFRVTPTNFPFEKCLDRWKTSLENENAEFHGVDPGNNFIFDDYIDRSSALNVRRSRRSSLCYDIVQSNEITLEHTATKVRFVIESSNSSMPSKVDGGLWNIDSIRNEEADEKEQKREEEEKEEEEEKEEPQQQQQQTVEDNFERNLPTTDNADIFGEIPFGSLILNNVDRKSIEISPQIDNNTVDIKEHFNEEKKTIEEDRFNNISSSDLSLILEDTLTKEQVVPELKIERNLSEGLSREEEVSNKDNDSNKNNNKYKENEDDDNVNYGIKETNKNIFFLDEKSADESHCNSQKRIDTNERRKIFVTQSVRSFMNDSPIDWEDEESDEVSDNNDELLLYKNQYERKINDEPSKVVTDSTRTQILDELKTNTIPSLSDLSKDPVKKIDDDETIIIDKKDIPGIPSVDVRRNTFLETMLSENNRDEENWNSTSRYCEIVGIHPKNDRLIEVDETSEKNNRDNATCRRKTKGCRNSFDDKNIKDVKSDVLSELLVNFPTIKLRSSTTTMKNNNNNNYYYNYNEVEDLVNFKNVESFVTDETNEVKKNLVDEEDDKNDNDKNGRKIITTNQMAVRRIQAEIMESRQLDNDMMKMSKCHVREKCVIETSDSKSNHKGSKDEGTRVIKDIEDLPKNDDGLTDDERRKDNNTIDRLEIICSNNVDESIGYKRRKNNSIDNCAIVREKIPVLITHRNNNDDNDDDDIDDDNDDDDDDDDNDDNDDDDDDNNRAIKTPVVLSNDQSSGQDTLTIIPGSVRNFVKYYEIRRETTAIEYSKINDRMTLVRSNDESSTVSNRIKNFECEERSMPMKRYDDNVDLKESKIDKKIDEKRTIDTRSVFNNDISYTMIAKKKIVDPSKEIKGIIVDPSSRSSNVFDETRVERINEVSSKIDRMKSSFEFSEKEQEKFENNQEKEEDEEDENNDDYDEDDDDDGFDLSQPPQRRHLSQEVTNRTDYERNSGINRFASNTENNTCFVFYCTV is encoded by the exons ATGAaaagggatagaaaaaaaaaagaaaaaaaaaaagaaagaaaaatgtttcttctgATCGTAGGTGAGAAGACACCGTCACCATCGCCATCagcatcaccaccaccaccacctgtACCACcgagacgaagaagaacaaaaaaagttataaacgCGGAAATTACGGGGAAGGAAATCGCAACTACTACGAGGAGGGTCGATCGAAAGCGTCTACCCCCGCCACCACCGCCTTCTCAATTACCAAGAAAAAACAAGGTCAACGAAAACGTTGATAAAAGTCAGATTAAAACAAGGATCATAATTCACGATGAACCGACATCGAAGTTTCAAACTGGGAACGTAGATGATACGAGCAACGATATCTTGTTAAAGTCGGATAATTCGAAGGATAATATTATAAGGGAAGAGATTTATTTATGTAGGAAGAAAACGTACGGAGATGTTCCTAAGATAGAATTTAAACTCGATGAGAATCGTAAGAAGGAGTTGCTGACGTTGcacgaggaggagaaggttGTATCGAAAAAAGTGTTTAATAAGAAGGACGACGAAGTCCTTCGACctaataaaagtaatagtaatagtagtagtagtagtggtagtggtagtagtagtaatagtgacTCGAAGATTGATGAGAGTACTGAGAAAGAGTTGTTGACGGTCTTGGAGCgtcctaaaaaaaaattatcgacgtTAGACGATAGAaaagatgacgacgacgaagaaaaaaatgaaaaaaaagaggaggaagaaacgaTGATCGTACGTTCTCCGAGATACGATCAGATggtgaagaaaaaggaatacgaCAAATATCCATCATTGTTCTTCACGCTCGATGATCTTCACGATGTTATTATAACGAACGATTCGGTGCAATCGGTGTCGTCGATcgtggacgaaaaaaaattgaaaaaggaatCGACGAAGGTTGAAAATGAGATGGAAAGTTTCTTCGTAGGAGAACGAAAGGGGAAAGATTTGAATGATTTTACGAAggatccttccttcctacgGGATAATCGTatcgacgaggacgatgacgataacgacgataacgagATTTGTTTCCGCGTAACGCCGACGAATTTTCCCTTCGAAAAATGTTTGGACAGATGGAAAACGTCcttggaaaatgaaaatgccGAATTTCACGGTGTCGATCCTgggaataattttattttcgacgatTACATAGATAGGAGTAGCGCCTTGAACGTCAGACGATCGAGAAGATCATCTTTATGTTATGATATAGTTCAAAGCAACGAGATCACCCTCGAACACACAGCTACCAAAGTGAGATTCGTGATAGAGTCATCGAATTCCTCGATGCCATCCAAGGTCGATGGTGGTCTTTGGAATATCGATTCGATCAGGAACGAGGAAGCTGACGAGAAGGAACAGAAgagggaagaggaggagaaggaggaggaggaggagaaggaggaaccgcagcagcagcagcagcagacTGTAGAAgataatttcgaaagaaatttgcCGACTACCGACAACGCCGACATATTCGGTGAAATACCATTTGGATCCTTGATCCTGAATAATGTCGATCGAAAATCTATTGAAATTTCTCCGcagatcgataataataccGTTGATATTAAAGAACATTTcaatgaagagaagaaaacgattGAGGAAGATagattcaataatatttcttccaGTGATTTATCCTTAATACTCGAAGATACTTTGACGAAGGAACAGGTGGTACCTGAACTTAAGATCGAACGTAACTTGTCGGAGGGATTATCGAGGGAGGAAGAAGTTTCTAACAAGGACAACGACAgtaacaaaaacaacaacaagtataaagagaacgaagacgATGACAACGTCAATTACGGAATTAAAGagactaataaaaatattttcttcctcgacGAGAAATCCGCAGATGAATCTCATTGTAATTCTCAAAAACGAATagatacgaacgaacgtagaAAAATCTTCGTAACCCAATCGGTTCGTAGTTTTATGAACGACAGTCCGATAGATTGGGAGGATGAGGAATCCGATGAAGTGTCcgataataacgatgaattattattatacaaaaatcaaTACGAAAGGAAGATCAACGACGAGCCATCGAAAGTCGTTACGGATTCAACAAGAACTCAAATTCTGGATGAATTAAAAACGAATACGATTCCAAGCTTGTCTGATCTTTCGAAAGATCCCGTTAAAAAGATCGATGACGATGAgacaataataatcgataaaaaagatatacccGGTATACCGTCGGTTGACGTAAGACGCAATACATTTTTAGAAACCATGTTGTCGGAGAATAAtagagatgaagaaaattgGAATAGTACGAGCAGATATTGCGAGATCGTAGGGATCCATCcgaaaaacgatcgattgatcgaagTCGATGAGAcgagtgaaaaaaataatagggATAATGCAACGTGTAggagaaagacaaaaggaTGCCGTAATTCGTTCGatgataaaaacataaaagacGTCAAAAGCGACGTTCTAAGTGAGTTGCTCGTTAACTTTCCTACGATCAAATTGAGAagctcgacgacgacgatgaagaataataataataataattattattataattataatgaagtCGAAGATTTGGTTAATTTTAAGAACGTTGAGTCCTTCGTTACGGATGAGACgaatgaagtaaaaaaaaatcttgttgACGAGGAAGACGACaaaaacgataatgataaaaacggTAGGAAGATTATCACTACGAACCAGATGGCGGTACGAAGAATCCAAGCGGAAATAATGGAGAGTCGACAGCTGGACAACGATATGATGAAAATGTCCAAGTGTCATGTAAGGGAAAAGTGTGTCATCGAGACATCAGACTCGAAGAGCAATCACAAAGGTTCGAAGGACGAAGGTACGAGGGTGATTAAGGATATCGAAGATTTACCTAAAAACGATGATGGATTAACTGATGATGAAAGGAGGAAGGATaataatacgatcgatcgtttagaaataatatgtaGTAATAATGTTGACGAATCGATAGGATataagaggaggaagaataATAGCATTGATAACTGTGCCATAGTTAGAGAAAAAATTCCAGTTTTAATAACCcatcgtaataataatgacgataatgatgatgatgatattgatgatgataatgatgatgatgacgatgatgatgataatgatgataacgatgatgatgatgatgacaataACAGGGCCATAAAGACACCCGTAGTTTTAAGTAACGACCAATCGTCAGGGCAAGATACTCTAACGATAATCCCCGGTAGCGTTAGAAATTTCGTTAAGTATTACGAGATCCGTCGGGAAACGACGGCCATCGAATATTCTAAAATTAACGATAGGATGACATTAGTTAGATCTAATGACGAAAGTTCGACGGTATCGAAcaggataaaaaattttgaatgcGAGGAACGATCGATGCCTATGAAAAGATACGACGATAACGTCGACTTGAAAGAGAgtaagatcgataaaaagatcgatgaGAAACGGACGATCGATACTAGATCGGTATTTAACAACGACATAAGTTATACGATGatcgcaaagaaaaagatcgtagatccttcgaaagaaataaaagggatTATCGTAGATCCATCGTCGAGATCATCGAACGTATTCGACGAAACTCGAGTTGAGCGAATTAACGAAGTTTCCAGTAAGATCGATCGTATGAAATCATCGTTCGAGTTTAGTGAGAAGGAACAagagaaatttgaaaataatcaagagaaagaagaggacgaagaagatgagaaTAACGATGATtatgacgaggacgacgacgacgatggttTTGATCTCTCGCAGCCACCGCAACGACGACATCTTTCACAG GAAGTAACCAACAGAACCGATTACGAGAGAAATTCAGGTATTAATCGATTCGCTTCCAACACTGAAAATAATACATGTTTCGTATTTTATTGTACGGTGTGA
- the LOC127066822 gene encoding uncharacterized protein LOC127066822: MPTDVNGGGAGLAVVAGDVLSLRGTGLAAAETWALLCQAAQALQDLFLSNGGVVGGSRTGPVVTPHTLELTPRGRVFLQLAPPETARAYLPPEYRPGRVYSDTESEKMWMYSLGRALLDTTPRVAALTGTVSVSPSSALQSVLAAMTEPDPRRRASLMNLLDVISEYCRTRLQSKPFTHIVMDMYREVVRSAQYAARKRAAYNRLNGLPTLNNPIERSHQNYQIQQQHDQHRQQQQQQQQQQQQQQQQIHQHGQDENRTENVQVEEQNLKQLRRSNEQYHHQQQQQQQQQQSRQQESINPPSQVNQLFPKTQQDQHYHHNHNPNPNHNHHNHHHQKGALFKAQSRNSRSHPNLTSLCSQQQQQQQQQQYQQQHQEHQHQQKHQRRTEMTLSNCRAQFQSQLDIQTSGRPSVTVPSHSHHHLHYQHQQQQQQHHQQQQQQQQHHQQQHNHNHNPNPNHMRAYSQPVSTRLQQTKSSGNLPIIFSEYAPTGNLYNDPIYALPVKPFLSSQDVRVNGFSAKTPAPVRRKDNVYTSNATTNSNNLNGARPSTGGWDSQADDIYERNKPNLERQNSNPQLSNRDQQQQLQLQLHLQQQQQSSEFKRLSQPNIVTNDHRIPINEEQMVQQQNPLSSIRTRGAQGPPKPPRIITTLRKTPLADMESNQTEPPAKPPRNIVRNGPRARRGKAVQRAPSRLYRTIGGPMRSFNKAQCIGPEFVVRANQPPKTLSVGQVKGGGNLNRIVVIMLTGQRMEVTCDPQKITAGDLFQAIVQAENLEENFTLGLAVLLAGDFAILPPETKLNKVAPPGWLNGGKNSKGSLGLPTSFMLYLRLRFFLPSLRGIRNWISKHLLYLQIRRCILEQQLVCSYSELIYLTGLALQVEFGNYNANEHGCGDYFLLEHYVPESLILNMDQHQSNVNAEALRLQLQQAHRDRRGLDSNKAEEMFITHSQSLQDYGSHYYIASVDSKELEKVMAQEKKHKINEDKRRSCEGARNENIYGQEMIATSTTTATATAITTTNTTTYGRMDNLPGPNSSDNIPKTRYNNDERNLDIGVNNTRTNKNFNVNPSEQISSKQTICGLSRKDTCINNNNNNNNNNNNNNNNNNNNNKNNINNNNNNNINNSKNKSSKTKKSDSNVWLAIHAQGLKLFERGGEPRERMELAQFQWRDIQTLSYNKNCLVVYTKLNGKRCKFKLRMDHRKSYFAFKLTSLHHQFFLKLRSELTSLQGLAKDFGIPMTVETSSGSPAKMKNTDGKTKITIAANTVKLHPKLSYPMQLEEYQNKENENPQKDTNAIAQNQDNHAFYSSEEDALYAQVNVRLEPEGESRDTEDESEGDLINPNEPIITLDIKERDRGTIYACSRIKSDTECVYSLPKMMSTNDIDHLNEKSDNPEELYAAINKAGLSRKKNFPVPEEVWEVADVKKTIHKMKTSSLPNYGTPRQSTGFRTPSLPRRLGVKMGTRAIYSSLAQKDAVLTDDAESVSLKSDTESSIRSFSARSTESPLPEAYVLNADIRTDDETFHVTEEESISASLMARLEELSFAEERILHTIKLERGHGGSIGLQVTEGNDGGVYVQAVSVGGSADMAGNVNKGDRIVAINGQNLLNLRYEDALKMLQSSSETVELVLSQPDSRKKLDNRDTVVVDNNYLHDIRFDVSSEAETSSMTNKLLAQKTMDVASVQNTSSAYSSAASSAMGNHNANSLYLTDLVGNNALKSASMLLSIEDFDVSRTSRQVFI; encoded by the exons ACGGTGGTGTCGTGGGTGGTTCACGAACGGGCCCGGTAGTCACTCCTCACACTTTGGAGTTGACACCACGTGGTAGAGTTTTCTTGCAACTTGCACCGCCGGAAACCGCACGAGCATATCTGCCGCCAGAATATCGACCCGGCCGTGTATACTCGGATACAGAATCGGAAAAG ATGTGGATGTATTCGTTAGGGAGAGCATTGCTGGACACGACACCGAGAGTAGCTGCTTTAACTGGTACAGTCTCGGTTTCACCCTCGTCAGCCCTTCAGTCGGTCCTAGCAGCTATGACAGAACCTGATCCTCGTCGACGTGCCTCTCTGATGAATCTTCTCGAC GTGATATCGGAGTATTGCCGTACCCGTCTGCAATCGAAACCCTTCACTCACATTGTCATGGACATGTATAGAGAAGTAGTGAGATCGGCACAGTACGCTGCAAGAAAACGTGCGGCTTATAATCGTTTGAACGGTTTGCCTACTTTGAATAAtccgatcgaacgatctcATCAAAATTATCAGATCCAGCAGCAACACGATCAACATCgtcaacaacagcagcagcagcagcaacaacagcaacagcagcagcaacagatTCATCAACACGGTCAAGATGAGAATAGAACGGAAAACGTGCAAGTCGAGGAACaaaatttaaaacaattaCGACGTTCGAACGAACAGTATCATcatcagcaacaacaacaacaacaacaacaacaaagcAGGCAACAGGAATCTATAAATCCTCCGAGCCAAGTCAATCAGCTTTTCCCAAAGACCCAACAAGATCAACattatcatcataatcataatcctAATCctaatcataatcatcataaCCATCATCATCAAAAGGGTGCTCTATTTAAAGCGCAGTCGCGAAATTCGCGTTCTCATCCGAATCTAACCAGTCTATGTagccaacaacaacaacaacagcagcagcagcaatacCAACAACAGCATCAAGAACATCAGCATCAACAGAAGCATCAGAGACGAACGGAAATGACTTTGAGTAATTGCAGAGCGCAATTTCAATCTCAGTTGGATATTCAAACGAGTGGTAGACCTTCCGTGACTGTACCAAGCCACAGTCATCATCACTTACATTatcaacatcaacaacaacaacaacaacatcaccaacagcaacaacaacaacaacagcatcATCAACAACAGCACAATCACAATCACAATCCCAATCCCAATCACATGCGGGCTTACTCTCAACCTGTTTCTACTCGGCTTCAACAGACAAAGAGCAGTGGCAATCTACCCATCATCTTCTCCGAGTACGCTCCCACGGGAAACCTTTACAACGATCCAATATATGCGTTGCCTGTTAAACCATTCCTTAGCTCGCAGGATGTCCGTGTGAACGGTTTCTCTGCAAAGACGCCTGCACCAGTTCGGAGAAAGGACAACGTTTACACGTCTAACGCGACTACTAACAG TAACAATCTCAATGGTGCAAGACCATCGACTGGCGGCTGGGACTCTCAAGCTGACGATATTTATGAAAGGAACAAACCCAACTTGGAAAGACAAAATTCGAATCCTCAATTATCCAATAGAGATCAACAGCAACAGTTACAGCTACAGTTACActtacaacaacaacaacaatctTCAGAATTTAAAAGACTTTCTCAACCGAATATCGTGACGAATGATCATCGAATCCCAATAAACGAGGAACAGATGGTCCAACAACAAAATCCATTGTCTTCCATAAGAACAAGGGGTGCTCAAGGACCACCAAAACCACCACGTATTATTACAACGTTGAGAAAGACACCGTTAGCAGATATGGAAAGTAATCAGACGGAACCACCTGCCAAACCGCCAAg AAATATAGTGAGAAATGGTCCGAGAGCTCGACGTGGTAAAGCAGTTCAAAGAGCACCGTCGCGACTCTACAGGACCATAGGCGGCCCAATGAGGTCATTTAATAAGGCACAATGCATCGGACCTGAATTTGTTGTTCGTGCGAATCAACCACCAAAGACATTATCCGTCGGTCAAGTTAAG GGCGGTGGTAACTTAAATCGTATAGTTGTAATAATGTTGACCGGTCAACGTATGGAAGTAACTTGCGATCCACAAAAGATAACGGCAGGAGACTTGTTTCAG GCAATAGTCCAAGCGGAAAATCTCGAGGAGAATTTCACGTTAGGATTGGCCGTGTTATTGGCCGGTGACTTTGCCATTTTGCCGCCCGAAACAAAATTGAACAAGGTTGCTCCGCCGGGTTGGTTAAACGGTGGCAAAAATAGTAAGGGTTCCTTGGGCCTTCCAACCAGTTTCATGCTGTATCTAAGACTACGCTTTTTCCTACCTTCCCTTCGTGGTATCAG AAATTGGATATCGAAACACTTGCTCTATCTGCAAATAAGACGGTGCATACTCGAGCAACAACTGGTATGTTCCTATTCCGAGTTAATCTATCTAACAGGTCTGGCACTTCAAGTCGAGTTTGGAAATTACAACGCCAAC GAACACGGTTGTggtgattattttttattggagCATTACGTACCAGAATCATTGATATTAAACATGGATCAGCATCAATCTAATGTGAATGCCGAAGCTTTGCGTTTACAACTACAGCAGGCTCATAGGGATCGACGTGGTTTAGACTCGAACAAGGCCGAGGAAATGTTCATAACACATTCCCAATCCTTACAGGATTATGGATCGCATTATTACATAGCCAGTGTCGATTCGAAGGAACTCGAAAAGGTTATGGcacaagagaaaaaacataaaatcaACGAGGACAAACGTCGGAGTTGCGAGGGTGCAcggaatgaaaatatttatggaCAGGAAATGATtgctactagtactactactgctactgctactgctattactactactaatactactacttaTGGTAGAATGGATAATCTACCTGGTCCTAACTCTTCTGATAATATTCCTAAAACGCGTTATAATAACGACGAACGTAATCTTGACATTGGCGTTAACAATACAaggacgaataaaaatttcaacgttAACCCATCCGAACAAATCTCTTCGAAACAAACTATCTGCGGACTTTCAAGAAAAGATACttgcataaataataataataataataataataataacaataataataataataacaataataataataataaaaataatattaataataataacaacaataatattaataacagcAAGAATAAGTcatcgaagacgaagaaaagcgATAGTAACGTTTGGTTGGCCATTCATGCtcaa GGTTTAAAACTTTTCGAAAGAGGTGGTGAGCCTAGAGAAAGAATGGAATTGGCTCAATTTCAATGGAGAGACATTCAAACGTTGAGCTACAATAAGAATTGTTTAGTCGTTTACACGAAATTAAACGGTAAACGATGCAAATTCAAGCTACGCATGGATCACAGAAA AAGTTACTTCGCTTTCAAACTGACCTCGTTGCATCATCAGTTCTTCCTGAAATTACGTTCAGAGCTTACGTCGCTTCAGGGACTTGCAAAAG ATTTTGGAATCCCTATGACCGTCGAGACATCATCTGGTTCACCcgcgaaaatgaaaaacaccgatggaaaaacaaaaataacgaTTGCCGCAAACACAGTGAAATTACATCCAAAATTGAGTTATCCGATGCAACTGGAGGAATACCAAaacaaagagaatgaaaatccTCAAAAAGATACGAATGCAATAGCTCAGAATCAAGATAATCATGCGTTTTATTCCTCGGAGGAAGATGCTCTGTATGCTCAAGTAAATGTTAGATTAGAGCCCGAAGGTGAGTCGCGTGATACAGAGGACGAGTCCGAAGGAGATCTGATAAATCCGAACGAACCGATTATCACGTTGGATATCAAGGAAAGGGATAGAGGTACGATTTATGCCTGTTCGAGGATCAAAAGTGATACAGAGTGTGTTTATTCTTTGCCAAAAATGATGTCAACCAACGACATTGATCATTTAAACGAAAAGTCTGATAATCCTGAGGAACTTTACGCAGCGATCAATAAAGCCGGcctatcgagaaagaaaaactttccTGTTCCCGAAGAGGTATGGGAGGTAGCCGACGTAAAAAAGACAATACacaaa ATGAAAACGTCGAGTTTGCCGAATTATGGGACACCAAGACAAAGTACAGGTTTTCGCACACCGAGCTTACCACGTCGATTGGGTGTAAAAATGGGTACTCGTGCGATCTACAGTAGCCTCGCTCAGAAAGATGCCGTTCTTACCGACGATGCTGAGTCGGTATCTCTAAAGTCGGACACGGAATCGTCGATAAGGTCGTTTTCGGCAAGATCGACGGAGTCACCTTTGCCCGAAGCTTACGTACTCA ATGCAGACATAAGAACGGACGACGAAACTTTTCACGTAACCGAAGAGGAATCAATATCGGCCTCGTTGATGGCACGTTTGGAAGAATTGTCCTTTGCCGAAGAAAGGATATTACATACGATCAAATTAGAACGAGGACACGGTGGTAGTATAGGTTTACAGGTTACCGAAGGTAACGATGGTGGTGTCTACGTTCAAGCAGTATCGGTCGGTGGTTCTGCTGATATGGCCGGCAACGTTAACAAAG gTGATAGGATCGTGGCAATAAACggacaaaatttattaaatcttcGATACGAGGACGCTTTGAAGATGTTACAAAGTTCCTCGGAAACGGTCGAACTTGTTCTTTCTCAACCAGATTcacgaaaaaaattagataatcgTGATACCGTTGTCGTAGATAATAACTATCTTCA CGACATTAGATTCGATGTTTCGTCCGAAGCCGAAACGTCCAGCATGACGAACAAATTGTTGGCACAGAAGACTATGGATGTTGCCTCGGTACAAAACACATCTAGTGCATATAGTAGTGCTGCTTCTAGCGCAATGGGTAACCACAATGCTAACAGTTTGTACCTGACCGATCTCGTCGGTAACAACGCCCTCAAGTCTGCTAGTATGCTACTTAGTATCGAAGACTTTGATGTTAGTAGGACCAGTCGTCAGGTGTTCATATAA